From a single Penaeus vannamei isolate JL-2024 chromosome 25, ASM4276789v1, whole genome shotgun sequence genomic region:
- the LOC113801223 gene encoding zinc finger protein 391 has product MEGDLGPLGLAQPCTDLPDIAQFLSIYMSEEDSLALQEGKQVTSGGQVMQHSVFSVGETVPSPTRDSDFSIMSLVSHNPNSQMTEPQVFKAYPMAAPLAQVSNRAPMPPKPQIPTKPQEQGQGKRHVCEICTKSFSRSDKLTLHRRTHTGEKPYACFCGKRFARSDHLKIHALKHKINPEVRRAMLLEAKNNKHFSPIKNLEDFDIKKETVEASLQVKTEVNLAIKQEIGEGTDQVNIPVYDDPNKQECNVCQKVFGSIYKLSRHLRTHTGEKPYVCFCGDRFSRSDVLRIHQKSKHIPYSTEGYDQHTGQALPQVAPITPKPKVKKAPKVMKSDGIYTCEYCAKEFKAGYKLTVHLRYHTGEKPYVCDFCGKAFARRDHMKKHRKIHTK; this is encoded by the exons ATGGAAGGTGACCTAGGACCTTTGGGGCTGGCACAGCCCTGTACTGATCTCCCAGATATTGCTCAGTTTCTGAGTATTTATATGTCAGAAGAAGATAGTCTTGCACTACAGGAGGGGAAACAGGTCACTTCTGGTGGTCAGGTGATGCAACACAGTGTCTTCAGCGTTGGAGAGACCGTTCCATCACCTACAAGGGACAGTGATTTCAGTATTATGTCCCTTGTATCTCACAATCCAAATAGTCAAATGA CTGAACCCCAGGTGTTTAAGGCCTACCCAATGGCAGCCCCTCTGGCACAAGTTTCAAATCGGGCTCCAATGCCACCCAAGCCTCAGATACCCACGAAACCCCAAGAGCAAGGACAAGGAAAGCGTCACGTTTGTGAGATCTGCACAAAATCCTTTTCCCGATCTGATAAGCTAACATTACATAGACGCACCCATACTGGAGAAAAGCCATATGCCTGCTTTTGTGGGAAAAGATTTGCAAGAAGTGATCATTTAAAAATACATGCCCTTAAGCATAAAATTAACCCAGAAGTTCGGCGTGCAATGTTGCTTGAAGCAAAAAATAACAAGCACTTTAGTCCAATTAAAAATTTAGAAGATTTTGACATAAAAAAGGAGACAGTAGAAGCATCTCTGCAGGTGAAAACTGAAGTAAATTTGGCCATTAAACAAGAAATTGGGGAAGGAACAGACCAGGTTAATATACCTGTATATGATGACCCTAATAAACAGGAGTGTAATGTTTGCCAAAAAGTTTTTGGATCCATTTACAAACTTTCTCGACATCTGCGAACACACACAGGAGAGAAGCCATATGTCTGTTTTTGTGGCGACAGATTTAGTCGCTCAGATGTCCTTCGCATTCATCAAAAATCTAAACATATTCCTTATAGTACAGAGGGCTATGATCAGCATACAGGTCAAGCACTGCCCCAAGTGGCACCAATAACACCAAAGCCCAAGGTTAAGAAGGCCCCAAAGGTTATGAAGTCTGAtggaatatatacatgtgaatattgtGCTAAGGAGTTTAAAGCTGGATATAAGCTCACAGTCCACTTAAGATATCATACAGGAGAAAAGCCTTATGTGTGTGACTTCTGTGGGAAAGCTTTTGCACGCAGAGACCATatgaaaaaacacagaaaaattcATACAAAGTGA